In the Sus scrofa isolate TJ Tabasco breed Duroc chromosome 7, Sscrofa11.1, whole genome shotgun sequence genome, one interval contains:
- the EMC4 gene encoding ER membrane protein complex subunit 4 yields the protein MTAQGSLVANRGRRFKWAIELSGPGGGSRGRSDRGGGQGDSLYPVGYLDKQVPDTSVQETDRILVEKRCWDIALGPLKQIPMNLFIMYMAGNTISIFPTMMVCMMAWRPIQALMAISATFKMLESSSQKFLQGLVYLIGNLMGLALAVYKCQSMGLLPTHASDWLAFIEPPERMEFSGGGLLL from the exons ATGACGGCCCAGGGGAGCTTGGTGGCTAACCGAGGCCGGCGCTTCAAGTGGGCGATTGAGCTGAGCggtcctggaggaggcagcag GGGCCGAAGTGACCGGGGCGGTGGCCAGGGAGACTCGCTGTACCCCGTTGGTTACTTGGACAAGCAAGTGCCTGATACCAGCGTGCAAGAGACAGACCGGATCCTAGTGGAGAAG CGCTGCTGGGACATCGCCCTGGGTCCCCTCAAACAGATTCCCATGAACCTCTTCATCATGTACATGGCAGGCAATACCATCTCCATCTTCCCTACTATGATGGTGTGTATGATGGCTTGGCGACCTATTCAGGCACTTATGGCCATTTCAGCCA CTTTCAAGATGCTAGAAAGTTCAAGCCAGAAGTTTCTTCAGGGTTTGGTGTACCTCATTGGGAACCTTATGGGTCTGGCATTGGCTGTGTATAAGTGCCAGTCAATGGGACTGTTGCCTACACATGCATCAGATTGGTTAGCCTTCATTGAGCCCCCTGAG AGGATGGAGTTCAGTGGTGGAGGACTGCTTTTGTGA